The proteins below are encoded in one region of Lactuca sativa cultivar Salinas chromosome 3, Lsat_Salinas_v11, whole genome shotgun sequence:
- the LOC128132932 gene encoding formin-like protein 14, with product MARTFSQKLPTHHPPPLPLTATIITTTTATTTATITTTISTTYHCHRHRHHHHLRPPPSLPSATTNTYHYLHHHHHPPPPSATSTRHHHYPSLVTTTIYHFYLYHHHHQLPPPSPPPNATATTTQNLSSQLLTIATTTTTTIHLPPSPPLPPPPATALTTFTTAITTTATTYNRHHLPPPLNVIVTVIATATTNYHLPPPPATATTTAIATTTTTTTYLYPPPTTATTTYIRHQLPPPPPPPPPIISITTTTTYRHRQPHPPPLSLPPPPPPPTTVTVSITTTNAVTTTTITTCHRYRPPPPPPPPPPPPPPPPSPPTTTTNTYHYLDHHHHPPPPPATSTRLHHYASSITNSTYHCYRYHHHH from the exons ATGGCTCGGACTTTTTCCCAAAAACTTCC cacccaccacccaccaccactgcCGCTCACCGctaccatcatcaccaccaccaccgctaccactacTGCCACTATCACAACTACAATCTCCACCACCTACCACtgccaccgccaccgccaccaccaccacctacgaCCGCCACCATCACTACCTAGCGCCACCACAAACACCTACCactacctccaccaccaccaccacccgccaccaccatctGCCACctccacccgccaccaccactacccaTCACTAGTCACCACCACCATTTACCACTTCTACctttaccaccaccaccaccaactaccaCCGCCATCGCCACCACCTAATgctaccgccaccaccacccaaaACCTATCATCTCAACTACTAACTAtcgctactaccaccaccactaccatccACTTACCACCAtcgccaccactaccaccaccacctgccaccGCTCTGACCACTTTCACCACTGCCATAACTACCACCGCCACCACTTACAACCGGCACCACCTACCGCCACCACTTAACGTTATCGTCACCGTCatcgccaccgccaccaccaactaccacctaccaccaccacctGCCACTGCTACCACTACCGCcattgccaccaccaccaccacaactacCTACT tataTCCGCCACCAactaccgccaccaccacctataTCCGCCACCAACtaccgccaccaccac caccaccaccacctattaTTTCCATCACAACCACTACCACCTATCGCCACCGCCAACCCCACCCGCCACCACTGtcattaccaccaccaccaccaccacctaccaccgtTACTGTttccatcaccaccaccaacgccgtcaccaccactaccatcacCACCTGCCACCGCTAtcgcccaccaccaccaccaccaccacc AcctccaccaccgccaccaccaccatcaccacctaccaccaccacAAACACCTACCACTACCtcgaccaccaccaccatccgCCACCACCACCCGCTACCTCCACCCGCCTTCACCACTACGCATCATCAATCACCAACTCCACCTACCACTGCTACcgttaccaccaccaccactaa
- the LOC111912634 gene encoding lysine-rich arabinogalactan protein 19-like, with amino-acid sequence MPLPPPLPPLPTITAKHPSPQLPPTATTTHLPAPATTTTYHHLPPPQLATATTTVTATTTTATTYNRHQLPSPPPIAPQPPPLSLPSSDTDPATITHHHHLLSPS; translated from the coding sequence ATGCCACTGCCACCACCACTGCCACCATTACCTACTATCACCGCCAAACACCCATCACCTCAACTACCACCTACCGCTACTACCACCCATTTACCGGCACCTGCCACAACTACCACctaccaccacctaccaccaccacAACTTGCCACCGCTACCACTACTGTCACTGCCACAactaccaccgccaccacctacAACCGCCACCAACTACCGTCACCGCCACCAATAGCACCACAACCACCGCCACTATCACTACCATCATCAGACACTGACCCCGCTACTATcactcaccaccaccacctactaTCACCATCATAA